A segment of the Calonectris borealis chromosome 2, bCalBor7.hap1.2, whole genome shotgun sequence genome:
GGAGATCACCGTGAAGCGCTTGGAAATGCATGACATGTTGTGGAGGACGATGCCCAGGAGAAAGACCAGGACGCAGGCCACCAGGATCACAGTGCAAACCCCCGACCAGGTGGAGCTTTTCACAACGCCTCTCCGGTCcggctcctctgctcccccctCGGCAGGGAGGCCGCCCTGCAGTGGCTGCTGCTCCGCCGGGATCGTTACCACCGCCAGGGACTTCTGCTGGCTGCCAGGCAGAAGGCGGCAGCCAATGTCTCCTGGTAGTAGCGCCCTCTCCTTGGAGAGGGGCAAGGGCAGCATGTAGCACCCGTTGCTGGGGAGTTTGATGAAGACGGGGGTGTGCTCCGAGGTGTGGGGGATCGCAATGACGGCAATCACCTCGGGGTCATCGGGCAGCTGCGACACAGAGTACCCCGGCGGCAGCTTGGTGATCCCGCGGCACCAGGGGCAACGCAGGTCCTTCTGGCTGGTCCTCATCTGCTGCAGGCACACCGAGCAGCAAGTGTGCTTGCAGTCCAGGAGCTTgggccgccggcgggggctgTAGTAGTTGAAGCAAATCTGGCACTCCAGCAGAGAGTCCTGGGACAGGGTCTCCATGGCGGCCGGCGCAGGGAGGCACAGGGGCCCTCGCAATGAGCCTCACCCTGGTGCTCCGCAGCCGAGGGGCAGCACCCGCCTTCCCGCCGCTTCTCCTCAGGGCAGCGCCCGCCTTCCCGACGCTTCTCCTCAGGCAGCGCCCGCCTTCCCGCCGCTTCTCCTCAGGGCAGTGCCCGCCTTCCCGACGCTTCTCCTCAGGGCAGCACCTGCCTTCCCGCCGCTTCTCCTCAGGCAGTGCCCGTCTTCCCACCGCTTCTCCTCAGGCAGCGCCTGCCTTCCCGTCGCTTCTTCTCCTCAGGGCAGCACCGGGTGGCGGCTATGGAGAGCGCAGGAAAACCTCCAGCCTGAACCTTTCAGCACCtgagacaaacagaaaaatgtgaaggaaCAGGTTACTTACAGGAACCAGTGGGAACAGAACAGTCCAGCTAAGGGGGAATGAAAACTAGCACTGACCTTGTAATCTGTCAAGAGAAACAAATTTGCGACCCTTAACAGGAAAGGATCTTCCCACTGGCTTCACCAAATTGCCCAGTGGCAAACCTTCAGGTCAGCCATCACTAgatctccctttttttcccccccagctaTAAAATCCCTACCAACCCGCCACTCACAGTTATATTTATACCCATAACAGGGGAGGCTGTAGTTCACTAAGCAGGTCCTTCAGCATCTACCTCCTGTCACATTTTCACGACTTTTCAGCCCTTCCTGCACCTTAACAATTGTTCTCATTTAATCCTTTAAACCCCTGAGGATTTTTAGCTATTTGGCTCAACTGCTAAGTCTGCGTGAAaggtgggggaaagaaaaactGTGTTTAAACGGATGCATTTCCACAGGCTCCTGAACTTATGCCTGTGTATGAATGAGCAACCAAGTAACTATGCTGAAACACCCACATTCACGCACAATGAAAAGGAAAGGCATCATTTTCAGTCAAATTAACTGTTTGCCTGGTTACACAAGCAGCTTGTTGAACATGGCCCTCTGAAACGTAAACCTTCTCACTGATGAAAACTTCACCCAAGAGAAAAGGCTCTGTTTAGACCCAGGACCGCCGAACGCCACGGAGAACGATCTGTTAATGCACTGAATTAAAGGCAAATTGTTACTAATCTTGTTCTAAACTATTCATTATAAAGGGATTCTTTGCATTTCCCCACTTATTTCTTACAGCTATGCAAAAAAAGGCAGCTGTGTTTACTTTCACAGTGAGTTGTTTAGCTTTGTTTGATTTTGGTCACTCCAACACATGATAAA
Coding sequences within it:
- the RNF152 gene encoding E3 ubiquitin-protein ligase RNF152, with product METLSQDSLLECQICFNYYSPRRRPKLLDCKHTCCSVCLQQMRTSQKDLRCPWCRGITKLPPGYSVSQLPDDPEVIAVIAIPHTSEHTPVFIKLPSNGCYMLPLPLSKERALLPGDIGCRLLPGSQQKSLAVVTIPAEQQPLQGGLPAEGGAEEPDRRGVVKSSTWSGVCTVILVACVLVFLLGIVLHNMSCISKRFTVISCG